One genomic segment of Linepithema humile isolate Giens D197 chromosome 5, Lhum_UNIL_v1.0, whole genome shotgun sequence includes these proteins:
- the Chsy gene encoding chondroitin sulfate synthase 1 — MGEVTYHPVMRKRRGLGSAFLGLFVGLILGFLILSYRLIISNQQQQIAVWTSMPGLRSPSKISAQNMPKLKDNEHINSSTSSLVFVGVMTAQKYLDTRAKAVYETWGRELPGKIAFFSSESSTVPENCPDLPLVPLPRVDDTYPPQKKSFMMLQYMWSNFGDRFEWFLRADDDVYVRTDRLETLLRSVDSRRAMYIGQAGRGNSEEFGLLSLEYDENFCMGGPGVVLSRETLRRIVPHIKYCLRHLYTTHEDVELGRCVKKYAGIPCTWSYEMQSILYHNSSGALAFTGNLKKKEVHRAITLHPVKSPPHMYRLHNYMRGLRIQDLQQERIHLHRDIYTMAQQLGVNLEILKNYEIAEGVRLFPVDPNSEDYPGDTDILGVPASLRSFKPATSDEVIPWDFLSRLEYSLTDSNPRRRIHSDIKEGLEDITRDVMASINSYSRQRGRVVEERTALYGYRRVNSYGADTILDLLLVYRKYRGRKVTLPVRRHLYLHQHFTGLEIRETVNGVEVQSCQESNDKSIQNLFRGGFLNLNFNSQEEDPVRSKIINFILPLSGRYKIFQRFLQNYEDICLSSGEKTFLLIVLYQQKNEDSFNKTIDLVEKFKYKYRSASIEILPVSGDFSRARALDLGASKLHADDLMLFIDVDIVFTSSALNRIRLNTLPGRRLYFPIVFSQYDPKIVYGEAGKQDKFTINEISGHWRQYGFGIVSLYKKDYRTVGGLDLSIQGWGKEDVEFFEKAVKSGLDVFRAADRHLVHVYHDIECSRELSSLQFSMCMGSKADTYAGVETLADMIYGNPNILRFAKERRQKKTNPAG, encoded by the exons ATGGGAGAGGTGACGTATCACCCAGTGATGCGTAAACGGCGTGGATTGGGCAGCGCCTTCTTGGGCCTCTTCGTGGGCCTGATCCTGGGTTTTCTGATCCTCAGCTACCGCCTGATCATCTCCAATCAGCAGCAACAGATCGCCGTCTGGACGTCAATGCCCGGTTTACGATCGCCGTCGAAAATATCGGCCCAGAACATGCCGAAGCTGAAGGACAACGAGCATATCAACAGCTCCACCTCGAGCCTGGTGTTCGTGGGCGTAATGACGGCGCAGAAGTATCTGGACACGCGTGCCAAAGCCGTCTACGAGACGTGGGGCAGAGAGCTGCCCGGCAAGATAGCCTTCTTCTCGTCGGAGTCCTCGACGGTTCCCGAAAATTGTCCGGATTTGCCGCTGGTGCCGCTCCCACGAGTGGACGACACTTATCCGCCACAAAAGAAGTCCTTCATGATGCTGCAGTACATGTGGAGCAATTTTGGCGATCGTTTCGAGTGGTTCCTGAGGGCGGACGACGATGTGTATGTGAGAACGGATCGGCTGGAGACGCTATTGAGGTCCGTCGATTCCAGAAGGGCAATGTATATCGGACAGGCCGGCAGAGGGAATTCAGAAGAGTTCGGATTGCTGTCGCTCGAGTACGATGAGAACTTCTGCATGGGTGGTCCGGGAGTGGTATTGTCCAGAGAGACGCTGAGAAGAATCGTGCCGCACATCAAGTACTGCCTGCGTCATTTGTACACTACGCACGAGGACGTCGAGCTAGGCAGATGCGTGAAAAAATATGCGGGGATCCCTTGTACTTGGAGCTATgag ATGCAGTCCATTCTTTATCACAACAGTAGCGGGGCGCTGGCATTTACCGGAAATCTCAAGAAGAAAGAAGTTCATCGTGCCATTACTTTGCATCCTGTGAAAAGTCCACCTCACATGTACAGGCTGCACAATTACATGAGG GGACTGCGAATACAAGATCTGCAGCAAGAGAGGATTCATTTGCACAGAGATATTTATACGATGGCCCAGCAATTGGGAGTGAACCTTGAAATCTTAAAGAATTACGAAATAGCGGAAGGTGTACGTCTTTTTCCGGTCGATCCTAATTCCGAAGATTATCCCGGCGACACAGATATACTAG GTGTGCCGGCGAGCCTCCGTTCGTTCAAGCCGGCGACGAGCGACGAGGTGATCCCTTGGGACTTCCTTTCGCGACTAGAATATAGTTTGACCGATTCAAATCCAAGGCGACGTATTCATAGCGACATCAAAGAAGGCTTAGAGGATATCACCAGGGATGTTATGGCCTCCATCAATTCCTATTCGAGGCAGCGCGGTCGCGTCGTCGAAGAACGAACGGCTCTTTACGGATACAGAAGAGTGAATTCTTACGGAGCTGACACAATACTAGATCTTCTACTGGTCTACCGGAAATACCGTGGCAGGAAGGTCACTCTTCCTGTCAGACGACATCTTTATCTCCATCAACATTTTACCg GTTTAGAAATACGCGAGACGGTCAATGGTGTCGAAGTCCAGTCTTGTCAAGAATCGAACGACAAGTCCATTCAGAATTTATTTCGCGGCGGTTTCCTGAATCTCAACTTCAACTCTCAAGAGGAAGATCCGGTGCGAAGCAAGAtcatcaattttatcttacCTCTCTCGGGTCGCTACAAAATCTTTCAAAGGTTTCTCCAAAACTACGAGGATATCTGTTTGAGCAGCGGCGAGAAGACGTTTCTGCTCATCGTGCTTTATCAACAGAAAAACGAAGATTCTTTCAACAAAACGATAGATCTAGTTGAGAAGTTCAAGTATAAATATCGCAGCGCCAGCATAGAAATACTGCCGGTATCCGGGGACTTTTCCAGAGCCCGGGCTCTGGATTTAGGCGCGTCGAAGTTGCACGCGGACGATCTGATGCTGTTCATCGACGTTGACATTGTATTCACGAGTTCAGCGTTGAACAGGATACGCCTGAACACACTGCCGGGCCGAAGACTGTATTTCCCGATCGTTTTTAGTCAATACGATCCCAAGATTGTCTATGGCGAGGCCGGAAAGCAGGACAAGTTCACCATAAACGAGATTTCCGGACACTGGCGACAGTATGGCTTTGGAATCGTTTCTTTGTACAAGAAGGATTATCGCACCGTAGGCGGTCTCGATCTCTCGATTCAGGGATGGGGCAAAGAGGACGTGGAATTCTTCGAGAAGGCGGTCAAGTCGGGCCTCGACGTTTTCAGGGCCGCGGACCGACATCTGGTCCACGTATATCACGATATTGAGTGTAGCCGAGAGCTCTCTAGTCTTCAGTTTTCCATGTGCATGGGATCCAAGGCCGACACGTATGCCGGCGTCGAGACCCTAGCCGATATGATCTACGGCAACCCGAACATACTACGTTTCGCCAAAGAGAGGAGACAGAAGAAAACCAATCCTGCCGGTTAA